In Oryza sativa Japonica Group chromosome 3, ASM3414082v1, one DNA window encodes the following:
- the LOC4331903 gene encoding calmodulin-binding transcription activator 2 isoform X2 — translation MLEEDYMHIVLVHYLEVKAGKLSSRSTGHDDVLQASHADSPLSQLPSQTTEGESSVSGQASEYDETESDIYSGGARYNSFSRMRQHENGGGSVIDDSIFSSYVPASSVGNYQGLQATAPNTGFYSHGQDNLPVVLNESDLGTAFNGPNSQFDLSLWIEAMKPDKGTHQIPLYQAPVPSEQSPFTGGPGIESFTFDEVYNNGLSIKDVDGDDTDGETPWQIPNASGTFATADSFQQNDKTLEEAINYPLLKTQSSSLSDIIKDSFKKNDSFTRWMSKELAEVDDSQITSSSGVYWNSEEADNIIEASSSDQYTLGPVLAQDQLFTIVDFSPTWTYAGSKTRVFIKGNFLSSDEVKRLKWSCMFGEFEVPAEIIADDTLVCHSPSHKPGRVPFYVTCSNRLACSEVREFDFRPQYMDAPSPLGSTNKIYLQKRLDKLLSVEQDEIQTTLSNPTKEIIDLSKKISSLMMNNDDWSELLKLADDNEPATDDKQDQFLQNRIKEKLHIWLLHKVGDGGKGPSMLDEEGQGVLHLAAALGYDWAIRPTIAAGVNINFRDAHGWTALHWAAFCGRERTVVALIALGAAPGAVTDPTPSFPSGSTPADLASANGHKGISGFLAESSLTSHLQTLNLKEAMRSSAGEISGLPGIVNVADRSASPLAVEGHQTGSMGDSLGAVRNAAQAAARIYQVFRMQSFQRKQAVQYEDENGAISDERAMSLLSAKPSKPAQLDPLHAAATRIQNKFRGWKGRKEFLLIRQRIVKIQAHVRGHQVRKHYRKIIWSVGIVEKVILRWRRRGAGLRGFRPTENAVTESTSSSSGNVTQNRPAENDYDFLQEGRKQTEERLQKALARVKSMVQYPDARDQYQRILTVVTKMQESQAMQEKMLEESTEMDEGLLMSEFKELWDDDMPTPGYF, via the exons ATGTTGGAGGA gGATTACATGCACATTGTACTTGTACATTATCTGGAAGTCAAG GCTGGAAAATTAAGCTCTCGTAGTACGGGACATGATGATGTACTGCAAGCATCTCATGCGGATAGCCCTTTAAGTCAATTGCCTTCACAAACTACCGAAGGAGAAAGCTCAGTTAGCGGACAGGCCTCTGAATATGATGAAACAGAATCAG ATATTTATTCGGGAGGAGCCAGATACAACTCTTTCTCTCGGATGCGGCAGCATGAAAATGGAGGTGGATCTGTGATTGATGATTCTATATTCAGCTCTTATGTTCCTGCGTCATCTGTAGGCAA TTATCAAGGATTACAGGCTACAGCACCTAATACAGGCTTCTATTCTCATGGTCAAGATAACTTACCCGTGGTTCTTAACGAGTCAGACCTTGGGACTGCATTTAATGGCCCTAATAGTCAGTTTGATCTATCATTATGGATTGAAGCAATGAAACCTGACAAAGGGACCCATCAAATTCCTCTTTACCAAGCTCCTGTTCCCTCCGAACAGTCTCCTTTTACAGGAGGCCCAGGAATTGAATCTTTCACATTTGATGAAGTATACAACAATGGACTGAGTATCAAGGATGTAGATGGTGATGATACAGATGGAGAAACTCCATGGCAG ATTCCAAATGCAAGTGGTACATTTGCTACAGCGGACAGCTTTCAACAAAATGATAAAACTTTGGAGGAAGCCATTAATTACCCTCTCTTGAAAACTCAATCATCTAGTCTTTCTGATATCATAAAGGACAGTTTTAAGAAAAATGACAGTTTCACTAGATGGATGAGCAAAGAGCTTGCTGAAGTAGATGATTCTCAAATCACATCTAGTTCTGGAGTGTACTGGAACAGTGAAGAAGCTGACAATATCATTGAAGCATCAAGCAGTGATCAGTATACTCTGGGACCAGTGCTTGCACAAGATCAGCTGTTTACTATAGTTGATTTTTCTCCAACCTGGACATATGCAGGTTCAAAGACTAGG GTATTTATTAAAGGTAATTTCTTAAGTTCTGATGAAGTTAAGAGATTAAAATGGTCATGCATGTTTGGAGAATTTGAAGTCCCAGCTGAGATTATAGCAGATGATACTCTTGTATGTCATTCTCCCTCACACAAGCCTGGCAGGGTCCCTTTCTATGTGACTTGCTCCAATAGATTGGCCTGCAGTGAAGTACGGGAGTTTGATTTCCGACCTCAGTACATGGATGCTCCAAGTCCACTTGGTtctacaaacaaaatatatctCCAGAAGCGTCTTGATAAACTATTGTCTGTGGAGCAGGATGAGATCCAGACAACTCTGTCTAACCCCACGAAGGAGATTATTGATTTGAGCAAGAAGATAAGTTCATTGATGATGAACAATGATGATTGGTCTGAGTTGCTAAAGTTGGCTGATGATAATGAGCCTGCCACAGATGATAAGCAAGATCAGTTCCTTCAAAACCGCATTAAGGAAAAATTGCATATCTGGCTTCTCCATAAAGTAGGGGATGGAGGCAAAGGTCCCAGTATGTTAGATGAGGAGGGGCAGGGTGTGCTTCATTTGGCAGCTGCCCTAGGGTACGATTGGGCAATAAGACCAACAATAGCTGCTGGTGTGAATATAAACTTCAGAGATGCTCATGGATGGACTGCACTCCACTGGGCTGCATTTTGTGGAAG AGAGCGGACAGTCGTTGCACTTATAGCACTAGGTGCAGCTCCTGGAGCTGTAACAGACCCAACACCAAGTTTCCCTTCAGGAAGCACACCAGCTGATCTTGCATCAGCCAACGGACACAAGGGAATCTCTGGTTTCCTAGCAGAGTCTTCTTTAACAAGTCATCTGCAGACTCTCAATCTAAAGGAAGCCATGCGTAGCAGTGCAGGAGAAATATCTGGTCTACCTGGCATTGTAAATGTTGCTGATAGAAGCGCCTCGCCTTTGGCAGTTGAAGGCCATCAGACTGGATCTATGGGAGATTCACTAGGTGCTGTTCGTAATGCCGCCCAAGCTGCTGCCCGGATATACCAAGTTTTTAGGATGCAATCCTTCCAGAGAAAACAAGCAGTTCAGTATGAGGATGAAAATGGTGCGATATCAGATGAGCGTGCCATGTCACTCTTGTCTGCTAAACCATCCAAACCTGCACAGCTTGATCCTCTGCATGCTGCTGCGACTCGAATACAAAACAAGTTCCGTGGATGGAAGGGAAGAAAAGAATTTCTGCTTATTAGACAGCGAATCGTCAAGATCCAG GCGCATGTGCGAGGTCACCAAGTGAGAAAGCATTATCGCAAAATAATTTGGTCTGTTGGGATAGTGGAGAAGGTTATATTGCGCTGGAGGCGACGAGGTGCTGGGTTGCGTGGGTTTCGACCCACAGAAAATGCAGTCACAGAGAGTACTAGCAGCAGCAGTGGCAACGTGACCCAAAACAGACCTGCCGAGAATGACTATGATTTCTTACAAGAAGGACGGAAGCAGACTGAAGAAAGGCTACAGAAAGCTCTTGCCAGAGTGAAATCCATGGTTCAATACCCAGATGCCAGGGATCAGTACCAGAGGATTTTGACGGTGGTAACTAAAATGCAGGAATCCCAG GCTATGCAAGAAAAGATGCTCGAGGAGTCGACAGAGATGGATGAAGGCCTTTTGATGAGCGAATTCAAAGAACTGTGGGATGACGACATGCCAACGCCTGGATATTTCTAG
- the LOC4331903 gene encoding calmodulin-binding transcription activator 2 isoform X1, with product MAEGRRYAIAPQLDIEQILKEAQRRWLRPTEICEILKNYRSFRIAPEPPNRPPSGSLFLFDRKVLRYFRKDGHNWRKKRDGKTVKEAHERLKSGSIDVLHCYYAHGEENINFQRRSYWMLEEDYMHIVLVHYLEVKAGKLSSRSTGHDDVLQASHADSPLSQLPSQTTEGESSVSGQASEYDETESDIYSGGARYNSFSRMRQHENGGGSVIDDSIFSSYVPASSVGNYQGLQATAPNTGFYSHGQDNLPVVLNESDLGTAFNGPNSQFDLSLWIEAMKPDKGTHQIPLYQAPVPSEQSPFTGGPGIESFTFDEVYNNGLSIKDVDGDDTDGETPWQIPNASGTFATADSFQQNDKTLEEAINYPLLKTQSSSLSDIIKDSFKKNDSFTRWMSKELAEVDDSQITSSSGVYWNSEEADNIIEASSSDQYTLGPVLAQDQLFTIVDFSPTWTYAGSKTRVFIKGNFLSSDEVKRLKWSCMFGEFEVPAEIIADDTLVCHSPSHKPGRVPFYVTCSNRLACSEVREFDFRPQYMDAPSPLGSTNKIYLQKRLDKLLSVEQDEIQTTLSNPTKEIIDLSKKISSLMMNNDDWSELLKLADDNEPATDDKQDQFLQNRIKEKLHIWLLHKVGDGGKGPSMLDEEGQGVLHLAAALGYDWAIRPTIAAGVNINFRDAHGWTALHWAAFCGRERTVVALIALGAAPGAVTDPTPSFPSGSTPADLASANGHKGISGFLAESSLTSHLQTLNLKEAMRSSAGEISGLPGIVNVADRSASPLAVEGHQTGSMGDSLGAVRNAAQAAARIYQVFRMQSFQRKQAVQYEDENGAISDERAMSLLSAKPSKPAQLDPLHAAATRIQNKFRGWKGRKEFLLIRQRIVKIQAHVRGHQVRKHYRKIIWSVGIVEKVILRWRRRGAGLRGFRPTENAVTESTSSSSGNVTQNRPAENDYDFLQEGRKQTEERLQKALARVKSMVQYPDARDQYQRILTVVTKMQESQAMQEKMLEESTEMDEGLLMSEFKELWDDDMPTPGYF from the exons AtggcggaggggcggcgctaCGCGATCGCGCCGCAGCTAG ATATTGAGCAGATACTGAAGGAGGCTCAACGCCGATGGTTACGTCCGACTGAAATTTGTGAAATACTTAAGAATTACAGGAGTTTCCGTATTGCTCCTGAACCTCCAAATAGGCCTCCAA GTGGTTCACTTTTCTTGTTTGATCGGAAGGTCCTGAGATATTTCAGGAAGGACGGTCATAATTGGAGGAAGAAAAGAGATGGAAAGACAGTCAAAGAAGCCCATGAAAGGTTAAAG tctGGAAGCATTGATGTGCTTCATTGCTACTATGCTCATGGGGAGGAGAATATAAATTTCCAAAGGAGGAGTTATTGGATGTTGGAGGA gGATTACATGCACATTGTACTTGTACATTATCTGGAAGTCAAG GCTGGAAAATTAAGCTCTCGTAGTACGGGACATGATGATGTACTGCAAGCATCTCATGCGGATAGCCCTTTAAGTCAATTGCCTTCACAAACTACCGAAGGAGAAAGCTCAGTTAGCGGACAGGCCTCTGAATATGATGAAACAGAATCAG ATATTTATTCGGGAGGAGCCAGATACAACTCTTTCTCTCGGATGCGGCAGCATGAAAATGGAGGTGGATCTGTGATTGATGATTCTATATTCAGCTCTTATGTTCCTGCGTCATCTGTAGGCAA TTATCAAGGATTACAGGCTACAGCACCTAATACAGGCTTCTATTCTCATGGTCAAGATAACTTACCCGTGGTTCTTAACGAGTCAGACCTTGGGACTGCATTTAATGGCCCTAATAGTCAGTTTGATCTATCATTATGGATTGAAGCAATGAAACCTGACAAAGGGACCCATCAAATTCCTCTTTACCAAGCTCCTGTTCCCTCCGAACAGTCTCCTTTTACAGGAGGCCCAGGAATTGAATCTTTCACATTTGATGAAGTATACAACAATGGACTGAGTATCAAGGATGTAGATGGTGATGATACAGATGGAGAAACTCCATGGCAG ATTCCAAATGCAAGTGGTACATTTGCTACAGCGGACAGCTTTCAACAAAATGATAAAACTTTGGAGGAAGCCATTAATTACCCTCTCTTGAAAACTCAATCATCTAGTCTTTCTGATATCATAAAGGACAGTTTTAAGAAAAATGACAGTTTCACTAGATGGATGAGCAAAGAGCTTGCTGAAGTAGATGATTCTCAAATCACATCTAGTTCTGGAGTGTACTGGAACAGTGAAGAAGCTGACAATATCATTGAAGCATCAAGCAGTGATCAGTATACTCTGGGACCAGTGCTTGCACAAGATCAGCTGTTTACTATAGTTGATTTTTCTCCAACCTGGACATATGCAGGTTCAAAGACTAGG GTATTTATTAAAGGTAATTTCTTAAGTTCTGATGAAGTTAAGAGATTAAAATGGTCATGCATGTTTGGAGAATTTGAAGTCCCAGCTGAGATTATAGCAGATGATACTCTTGTATGTCATTCTCCCTCACACAAGCCTGGCAGGGTCCCTTTCTATGTGACTTGCTCCAATAGATTGGCCTGCAGTGAAGTACGGGAGTTTGATTTCCGACCTCAGTACATGGATGCTCCAAGTCCACTTGGTtctacaaacaaaatatatctCCAGAAGCGTCTTGATAAACTATTGTCTGTGGAGCAGGATGAGATCCAGACAACTCTGTCTAACCCCACGAAGGAGATTATTGATTTGAGCAAGAAGATAAGTTCATTGATGATGAACAATGATGATTGGTCTGAGTTGCTAAAGTTGGCTGATGATAATGAGCCTGCCACAGATGATAAGCAAGATCAGTTCCTTCAAAACCGCATTAAGGAAAAATTGCATATCTGGCTTCTCCATAAAGTAGGGGATGGAGGCAAAGGTCCCAGTATGTTAGATGAGGAGGGGCAGGGTGTGCTTCATTTGGCAGCTGCCCTAGGGTACGATTGGGCAATAAGACCAACAATAGCTGCTGGTGTGAATATAAACTTCAGAGATGCTCATGGATGGACTGCACTCCACTGGGCTGCATTTTGTGGAAG AGAGCGGACAGTCGTTGCACTTATAGCACTAGGTGCAGCTCCTGGAGCTGTAACAGACCCAACACCAAGTTTCCCTTCAGGAAGCACACCAGCTGATCTTGCATCAGCCAACGGACACAAGGGAATCTCTGGTTTCCTAGCAGAGTCTTCTTTAACAAGTCATCTGCAGACTCTCAATCTAAAGGAAGCCATGCGTAGCAGTGCAGGAGAAATATCTGGTCTACCTGGCATTGTAAATGTTGCTGATAGAAGCGCCTCGCCTTTGGCAGTTGAAGGCCATCAGACTGGATCTATGGGAGATTCACTAGGTGCTGTTCGTAATGCCGCCCAAGCTGCTGCCCGGATATACCAAGTTTTTAGGATGCAATCCTTCCAGAGAAAACAAGCAGTTCAGTATGAGGATGAAAATGGTGCGATATCAGATGAGCGTGCCATGTCACTCTTGTCTGCTAAACCATCCAAACCTGCACAGCTTGATCCTCTGCATGCTGCTGCGACTCGAATACAAAACAAGTTCCGTGGATGGAAGGGAAGAAAAGAATTTCTGCTTATTAGACAGCGAATCGTCAAGATCCAG GCGCATGTGCGAGGTCACCAAGTGAGAAAGCATTATCGCAAAATAATTTGGTCTGTTGGGATAGTGGAGAAGGTTATATTGCGCTGGAGGCGACGAGGTGCTGGGTTGCGTGGGTTTCGACCCACAGAAAATGCAGTCACAGAGAGTACTAGCAGCAGCAGTGGCAACGTGACCCAAAACAGACCTGCCGAGAATGACTATGATTTCTTACAAGAAGGACGGAAGCAGACTGAAGAAAGGCTACAGAAAGCTCTTGCCAGAGTGAAATCCATGGTTCAATACCCAGATGCCAGGGATCAGTACCAGAGGATTTTGACGGTGGTAACTAAAATGCAGGAATCCCAG GCTATGCAAGAAAAGATGCTCGAGGAGTCGACAGAGATGGATGAAGGCCTTTTGATGAGCGAATTCAAAGAACTGTGGGATGACGACATGCCAACGCCTGGATATTTCTAG
- the LOC4331903 gene encoding calmodulin-binding transcription activator 2 isoform X3 — MRQHENGGGSVIDDSIFSSYVPASSVGNYQGLQATAPNTGFYSHGQDNLPVVLNESDLGTAFNGPNSQFDLSLWIEAMKPDKGTHQIPLYQAPVPSEQSPFTGGPGIESFTFDEVYNNGLSIKDVDGDDTDGETPWQIPNASGTFATADSFQQNDKTLEEAINYPLLKTQSSSLSDIIKDSFKKNDSFTRWMSKELAEVDDSQITSSSGVYWNSEEADNIIEASSSDQYTLGPVLAQDQLFTIVDFSPTWTYAGSKTRVFIKGNFLSSDEVKRLKWSCMFGEFEVPAEIIADDTLVCHSPSHKPGRVPFYVTCSNRLACSEVREFDFRPQYMDAPSPLGSTNKIYLQKRLDKLLSVEQDEIQTTLSNPTKEIIDLSKKISSLMMNNDDWSELLKLADDNEPATDDKQDQFLQNRIKEKLHIWLLHKVGDGGKGPSMLDEEGQGVLHLAAALGYDWAIRPTIAAGVNINFRDAHGWTALHWAAFCGRERTVVALIALGAAPGAVTDPTPSFPSGSTPADLASANGHKGISGFLAESSLTSHLQTLNLKEAMRSSAGEISGLPGIVNVADRSASPLAVEGHQTGSMGDSLGAVRNAAQAAARIYQVFRMQSFQRKQAVQYEDENGAISDERAMSLLSAKPSKPAQLDPLHAAATRIQNKFRGWKGRKEFLLIRQRIVKIQAHVRGHQVRKHYRKIIWSVGIVEKVILRWRRRGAGLRGFRPTENAVTESTSSSSGNVTQNRPAENDYDFLQEGRKQTEERLQKALARVKSMVQYPDARDQYQRILTVVTKMQESQAMQEKMLEESTEMDEGLLMSEFKELWDDDMPTPGYF; from the exons ATGCGGCAGCATGAAAATGGAGGTGGATCTGTGATTGATGATTCTATATTCAGCTCTTATGTTCCTGCGTCATCTGTAGGCAA TTATCAAGGATTACAGGCTACAGCACCTAATACAGGCTTCTATTCTCATGGTCAAGATAACTTACCCGTGGTTCTTAACGAGTCAGACCTTGGGACTGCATTTAATGGCCCTAATAGTCAGTTTGATCTATCATTATGGATTGAAGCAATGAAACCTGACAAAGGGACCCATCAAATTCCTCTTTACCAAGCTCCTGTTCCCTCCGAACAGTCTCCTTTTACAGGAGGCCCAGGAATTGAATCTTTCACATTTGATGAAGTATACAACAATGGACTGAGTATCAAGGATGTAGATGGTGATGATACAGATGGAGAAACTCCATGGCAG ATTCCAAATGCAAGTGGTACATTTGCTACAGCGGACAGCTTTCAACAAAATGATAAAACTTTGGAGGAAGCCATTAATTACCCTCTCTTGAAAACTCAATCATCTAGTCTTTCTGATATCATAAAGGACAGTTTTAAGAAAAATGACAGTTTCACTAGATGGATGAGCAAAGAGCTTGCTGAAGTAGATGATTCTCAAATCACATCTAGTTCTGGAGTGTACTGGAACAGTGAAGAAGCTGACAATATCATTGAAGCATCAAGCAGTGATCAGTATACTCTGGGACCAGTGCTTGCACAAGATCAGCTGTTTACTATAGTTGATTTTTCTCCAACCTGGACATATGCAGGTTCAAAGACTAGG GTATTTATTAAAGGTAATTTCTTAAGTTCTGATGAAGTTAAGAGATTAAAATGGTCATGCATGTTTGGAGAATTTGAAGTCCCAGCTGAGATTATAGCAGATGATACTCTTGTATGTCATTCTCCCTCACACAAGCCTGGCAGGGTCCCTTTCTATGTGACTTGCTCCAATAGATTGGCCTGCAGTGAAGTACGGGAGTTTGATTTCCGACCTCAGTACATGGATGCTCCAAGTCCACTTGGTtctacaaacaaaatatatctCCAGAAGCGTCTTGATAAACTATTGTCTGTGGAGCAGGATGAGATCCAGACAACTCTGTCTAACCCCACGAAGGAGATTATTGATTTGAGCAAGAAGATAAGTTCATTGATGATGAACAATGATGATTGGTCTGAGTTGCTAAAGTTGGCTGATGATAATGAGCCTGCCACAGATGATAAGCAAGATCAGTTCCTTCAAAACCGCATTAAGGAAAAATTGCATATCTGGCTTCTCCATAAAGTAGGGGATGGAGGCAAAGGTCCCAGTATGTTAGATGAGGAGGGGCAGGGTGTGCTTCATTTGGCAGCTGCCCTAGGGTACGATTGGGCAATAAGACCAACAATAGCTGCTGGTGTGAATATAAACTTCAGAGATGCTCATGGATGGACTGCACTCCACTGGGCTGCATTTTGTGGAAG AGAGCGGACAGTCGTTGCACTTATAGCACTAGGTGCAGCTCCTGGAGCTGTAACAGACCCAACACCAAGTTTCCCTTCAGGAAGCACACCAGCTGATCTTGCATCAGCCAACGGACACAAGGGAATCTCTGGTTTCCTAGCAGAGTCTTCTTTAACAAGTCATCTGCAGACTCTCAATCTAAAGGAAGCCATGCGTAGCAGTGCAGGAGAAATATCTGGTCTACCTGGCATTGTAAATGTTGCTGATAGAAGCGCCTCGCCTTTGGCAGTTGAAGGCCATCAGACTGGATCTATGGGAGATTCACTAGGTGCTGTTCGTAATGCCGCCCAAGCTGCTGCCCGGATATACCAAGTTTTTAGGATGCAATCCTTCCAGAGAAAACAAGCAGTTCAGTATGAGGATGAAAATGGTGCGATATCAGATGAGCGTGCCATGTCACTCTTGTCTGCTAAACCATCCAAACCTGCACAGCTTGATCCTCTGCATGCTGCTGCGACTCGAATACAAAACAAGTTCCGTGGATGGAAGGGAAGAAAAGAATTTCTGCTTATTAGACAGCGAATCGTCAAGATCCAG GCGCATGTGCGAGGTCACCAAGTGAGAAAGCATTATCGCAAAATAATTTGGTCTGTTGGGATAGTGGAGAAGGTTATATTGCGCTGGAGGCGACGAGGTGCTGGGTTGCGTGGGTTTCGACCCACAGAAAATGCAGTCACAGAGAGTACTAGCAGCAGCAGTGGCAACGTGACCCAAAACAGACCTGCCGAGAATGACTATGATTTCTTACAAGAAGGACGGAAGCAGACTGAAGAAAGGCTACAGAAAGCTCTTGCCAGAGTGAAATCCATGGTTCAATACCCAGATGCCAGGGATCAGTACCAGAGGATTTTGACGGTGGTAACTAAAATGCAGGAATCCCAG GCTATGCAAGAAAAGATGCTCGAGGAGTCGACAGAGATGGATGAAGGCCTTTTGATGAGCGAATTCAAAGAACTGTGGGATGACGACATGCCAACGCCTGGATATTTCTAG
- the LOC4331904 gene encoding probable mitochondrial adenine nucleotide transporter BTL3: MPWLEMWLPPAGSGGGGEGMAAGLFLDGEAAHGALLAAMPGISASFGVRQRRPGFVSLTMSVKGGRGFVSGPVGLLASGEEKGARAEEAEALVAGRRATEEEVAEASEGKVVEEVKEARAGAGAMNMTKHLWSGAVAAMVSRTVVAPLERLKLEYIVRAEQRNLFELIHAIATTQGLKGFWKGNFVNILRTAPFKAVNFYAYDTYRKQLLKWSGNDETTNFERFIAGAAAGVTATILCIPMDTIRTRMVAPGGEALGGVIGVARHMIQTEGFFSLYKGLVPSLISMAPSGAVFYGVYDILKMGYLHSPEGKRRVSTMKQQGQEANALDQLELGTVRTLLYGAIAGCCAEAATYPFEVVRRQLQMQVKATRMNAFATCLKIVDQGGVPALYAGLIPSLLQVLPSASISYFVYELMKIVLKVE, encoded by the exons ATGCCGTGGCTGGAGATGTGGCTGCCCCCCGCGGGctcggggggaggaggagaggggatggcggcggggctgttcctcgacggcgaggcggcgcacggcgcgctCCTCGCGGCGATGCCCGGCATCTCCGCGTCGTTCggcgtgcggcagcggcggccggggtTCGTGTCGCTGACGATGTCGGTGAAAGGGGGCAGGGGGTTCGTGAGTGGCCCGGTGGGGCTGCTCGCGAGCGGGGAGGAGAAGGGCGCccgggcggaggaggcggaggcgctggtcgcggggaggagggcgacggaggaggaggtggcggaggcgtCGGAGGGGAAGGTGGTCGAGGAGGTGAAGGAGGCTCGTGCTGGTGCGGGCGCCATGAACATGACGAAACATTTATGGTCTGGAGCCGTTGCTGCTATGGTATCTAG AACAGTTGTTGCTCCCCTCGAGAGGCTAAAGTTGGAGTACATAGTTCGTGCTGAGCAGAGAAATCTATTTGAGCTTATCCATGCCATTGCAACAACACAGGGTTTGAAAGGCTTTTGGAAAGGAAACTTCGTCAACATTCTCCGTACTGCTCCATTCAAAGCCGTCAACTTCTATGCATATGACACTTACAGAAAGCAGTTGCTCAAATGGTCTGGCAATGATGAAACAACAAACTTTGAAAGGTTTAtcgctggtgctgctgctggtgtTACAGCAACGATATTGTGTATACCAATGGATACG ATTAGGACAAGGATGGTAGCTCCTGGTGGTGAAGCCTTAGGAGGAGTTATTGGTGTTGCCCGCCACATGATCCAGACTGAAGGGTTCTTCTCTCTGTACAAAGGATTGGTACCTTCACTCATCAGCATGGCACCCTCTGGTGCTGTATTCTATGGAGTATATGACATATTGAAGATGGGCTACCTGCATTCCCCCGAAGGGAAGAGGAGGGTATCAACGATGAAACAACAAGGTCAAGAGGCAAATGCATTAGATCAGCTTGAGTTGGGCACAGTTAGGACCTTACTATATGGTGCTATTGCTGGTTGCTGTGCTGAAGCAGCCACATACCCATTTGAAGTAGTTAGGAGACAGCTACAGATGCAAGTCAAAGCAACAAGGATGAATGCTTTTGCAACATGCCTTAAAATTGTTGATCAAGGTGGAGTACCAGCACTCTATGCTGGCTTGATCCCCAGCTTGCTACAG GTTCTGCCATCAGCGTCTATCAGTTATTTCGTATATGAGTTAATGAAGATAGTCCTGAAAGTGGAATGA
- the LOC4331905 gene encoding uncharacterized protein, with translation MVSLQSALLLPEASRRPPRPTCLPLVDSVASTATSKKRKRAGVDDVGEGESGEVGIELCFDAAPLPLEWQRCLDIKSGQIHYYNTRTHKRTSRDPRAEAPPAPAPESHHRRAAPAEEEEEEEAANYCAPPLGLDLELNLTFEPRRVPIQEAKKHRSSAVETTTKPAAAVAAEKLALELPAGGASREMVAAVCARCHMLVMMCREWPACPNCKFVHPTANQSSPPPPPPEPAPLKLGLQLLCCKD, from the exons ATGGTGTCCTTGCAGTCGGCGCTGCTGCTCCCGGAGGCCAGCAGGCGGCCGCCACGGCCGACGTGCCTCCCGCTCGTCGATTCcgtcgcctccaccgccaccagcaAGAAGCGGAAGCGggccggcgtcgacgacgtcggcgagggCGAGAGCGGGGAGGTCGGGATCGAGCTCTGCTTCGACGCCGCGCCTCTGCCCCTCGAGTGGCAACGCTGCCTCGACATCAAG TCGGGGCAGATCCACTACTACAACACGAGGACGCACAAGAGGACGTCCAGGGACCCGAGggcggaggcgccgccggcgccggcgccggagtcgcaccaccgccgcgccgcgcccgccgaggaggaggaggaggaggaggccgcgaaTTATTGCGCGCCGCCgctaggcctggacctggagCTCAACCTCACGTTCGAGCCGCGCCGGGTACCTATCCAGGAGGCCAAGAAGCACAGGTCGTCGGCcgtggagacgacgacgaagccagcggcagcggtggcagcGGAGAAGTTAGCGCTCGAGttgccggccggcggcgcgtcCAGGGAGATGGTCGCCGCCGTTTGCGCGCGGTGCCACATGCTGGTGATGATGTGCCGCGAGTGGCCGGCCTGCCCCAACTGCAAGTTCGTGCACCCAACAGCGAAccagagctcgccgccgccgccgccgccggagccggcgcCGCTCAAGCTCGGGCTCCAGCTGCTCTGCTGCAAGGACTAA